GGAGGCTGTACGTGTCTAAAATCCGCGTTCTGATTGCCGATGACCACGCGATCGTCCGGGAAGGCGTCAAGGCGTTGCTGAATCTCGCCGACGATATGGAAGTGGTGGGCGAAGCCGCTGACGGCCGCGAGGCCATCGCCCGGGCTCAGGCCCTCGAACCAGACGTCTGCCTGATGGACATTGCGATGCCAGGGCTTGGCGGTCTCGAGGCCACAATCGAAATCCGGAAGATCTGTCCGCGCACGCGCATCCTGGTGCTGTCCCAGTACGAGGACCGCGAGTACATCCGGCGCTTCCTCAAAGCCGGCGTCTCCGGCTACGTCCTCAAGAAATCCGCCGGATCTGATCTGACCGCCGCGATCCGTGCCGTTCACCGGGGGGGCCTGGTACTCGACCCGGACGTCGCACGCGAGGCTATGAAAGAGCGCGATGGCCTCGGACCGGGTGGTGGAGATGTCGACCCCTATGAGTCACTGACCGACCGTGAGAAGCAGGTCCTGAAGCTGGTCGCCGAAGGCCACAGCAACAAGGAAGTCGCCGATCTGCTGGGCATCAGCATCAAGACCGCGATGTCGCATCGCGAGCGGGTCATGGAGAAGCTGGGGCTCCACAGCCGAACAGAGCTGATTCGGTTCGCCCTCAAACAAGACATCATCCGGGTCGAGGGCTAGGCTGTTGGGAATCTCGACAGCCGCCGCCGGATTTCCGCAACCTCCCAACGGCGACCTCAGGGACTGCGGCGAAAATAGGCACAAAATCCAGCAATTTCCAACTGGCAGTTGAATTGCTCTACACTATAGCAAGCGCGGCGATACTTGCCTCCCCTGCCGCGCCGCTCCGACAACAGCCCCCGCACCTCGCATCGCCCTCAGATGAGGTCGCTTTCGACTCGCCCCCTGTCTCTGGTGGTTCTGGCGGGAATCTGACAGGCCGCCTGGCGCGTTTCGCAAGGGGTTTCTCGCATGCCACTGTCATCGGTCCGTTGGTGGAACCGGCTGAGCGTCCAGCTGCCGCTCGTGATCGCGGTTGGCACGCTGGCGATTGTGGGCACGGCGGCCGCCTTGTTCCTGGGCGCGCAGGAGCAGTACCTGCACGCCGAGGTGGTTCGCGGCGCCGAGCTGTTCAGCGAGACCATCAGGAGCAGCACGTATCACGACATGCTGCTCGACCGGCGCGAGAACGCGTACCTCGTGATGGACACGATTGGGCGTCAGTCCGGGATCGATCATGTCCGGTTCTTCAACAAGGAAGGGCGCGTCACGTTCTCAACGGACCGGATGGAAGTCGGCGCCATGGTCGACAAACGCGCCGAGGCCTGCTACCAGTGCCATGCGGCGGACCGGCCGCTGGAGCGCCTCACGACCGGGACTCGATGGCGGATCTACGAAGCCCGCGGACATAACGTGCTGGGCATGGTCACACCGATCTACAACGAACCGGGCTGTTCGAGCACCGCGTGCCACGTCCACCCGGCGAGCAAGCGTGTGCTGGGCGTCATCGATATCGGCATTTCGCTCAGGGAGATCGACGAGAATCTGATGCGCATCCGGCGCAACACCCTCCTGATGGCGGGCGTGGCTGTCGTGCTGCTGGGAGCCTTCGTCGGCCTCTACGCCCAGCGGCTCGTGGTCAAGCCCGTGGTCGAACTGGCGATCGCCACCCGCCAGATTGGCGCCGGCGATCTGACCCGCAAGATCCCGGTGTCGCGAACCGGCGAGCTGGGCATGCTCGGACAGTCCTTCAACGACATGGTCGGGGCCTTGAGCAAGGCGCGGGCGGAACGCCTGCAACTGCTCGAAACGCTCGAGCACCAGGTGGAGGAACGCACCGCGGATTTGAAGCAGGCGCAAACCCAGCTCGTGCAATCCGAGAAGCTCTCGTCGCTCGGCAGGCTTGCGGCGTCCATCGCTCATGAGATCAACAACCCGCTGGCGGGCATCCTGACCTACGCCAAGCTGCTCGTCCGGATGCTCGAGGGTGGAGACCTCGACGATCAGACGCGCTCGACGTGCGTCCGTCACCTCAAACTGGTCCAGCGCGAGACGGAGCGGTGTACGGCGATTGTCCGCAACCTTCTCGAATTCGCCAGGCAGCGGCCTCTCTCTTTGAAAGAGGTCGATACTTCGGCAGTTCTTGATGAGGCGGTGTCGCTGGTCGGCCATCAGGCCAAGCTGCATGGCATCGCCATCAACCGGCACGTCGACGCACTGCCGCCCATCCAGGCCGATTTCGGGCAACTGCGGCAGGCGTTTGTCAACATCATGCTCAATGCCTGTGAAGCGATGAAGGACGGCGGCACCCTGAGCATCTCGTGCCGGCCGACCCCGGGGGCCGCCTGTGTGGAACTGGTGTTCACGGATACCGGCGCGGGAATCCCACCCGACAGGCTTGCGAAGATCTTCGATCCGTTTTTTACCACCAAGGAGATGGGCACGGGGCTCGGCCTCTCCGTGGTGTACGGCATTGTCGAACACCACCACGGCACGATCGGCATTCAGAGCGAGGTGGGCAAAGGGACGACCTTCACGATCGTACTCCCGGCCGCCCGGAAGACGGATGCCTGATGGGTGCTGACACACCATGACCGCGGACGTGCACATCTGGTGGCTCGGCGCCGATGCGCCAGACGAGCGCCTGCTCGACACGGTGCGGCACGCCATCCAGGCCGTGTTTGGCGTGACCGTCCGGGTCGATCGTCGACCCGATCGTCCCACCCACGTTTTCGATCCGGGGCGCGGCCAGCACTCCTCGACGCAGATGCTCAAGTGGCTGGTGGGCCAATCGCCCGCCGGCGGTCGCACGCTGGCCGTCACCGACGTGGACCTATTCATTCCCGTGCTGACCTTCGTGTACGGCGAGGCCCAACTGGGCGGCGATGCCGCCGTCGTGTCGACCGCACGGCTCGCGGTCGCGGCCGGACCTGATCCGGACCGGGCCCTGTTTGACAGCCGCATCATCAAGGAGTGCGTCCACGAACTCGGCCACACCTTCGGCCTGATTCACTGCGACTCGAGAGCCTGCGTCATGGCCCGGTCGGTGAACCTGATTGAGGTCGACGCCAAGCGCACGTCGCTCTGCGGGGACTGCGATGCCCGCTACCGGGCGCTACACCAGAAGGACAAACATCATGAGTAAGGAACGCACCCGGGTCTTGGTCGTTGACGACGAGGAAATCGTACGGGAATCGCTGTCGGGCTGGCTGGCCAAGGACGGCTATACGCTCGACACGGCGCCAGACGGGCCGTCGGCCATTGACAAACTCAGGCAGGAGCGCTGGTCCATTCTGCTGGTCGACTTGAAGATGCCCGGGATGGATGGCCTGCACGTCCTCGAAACCGCCAAGACGATCCAACCCGACGTCGCCGTCGTCATCATGACGGCGTACGCCACGGTCGAGACGGCCGTCGAAGCGATGAAGATGGGTGCCTACGACTACCTCGTCAAGCCGTTCGATCCCGAGGAACTCAGTTTGATGATGGTGAAGATTGTCGCCCAGCAGCAACTGGTGCGTGAGAACGTTCTGCTGCGCAAGGTGCTGAAGCGCGACTATCACTTCCGCGACATGATCAGCAAGAGCCCGGTGATGCAGCGGCTGTTCGACCTGGCCCGGAGCGCGGCGCGCAGCCAGTCCACCGTGCTCATCCTCGGCGAGAGCGGCACAGGCAAGGAACTGCTGGCGCGGGCCATCCATGCCGAAAGCCCGCGGCAGTCGGCGCCGTTTGTTGCGGTGTCATGCGCCGCACTCACCGAGACGCT
This sequence is a window from Acidobacteriota bacterium. Protein-coding genes within it:
- a CDS encoding response regulator transcription factor, which gives rise to MSKIRVLIADDHAIVREGVKALLNLADDMEVVGEAADGREAIARAQALEPDVCLMDIAMPGLGGLEATIEIRKICPRTRILVLSQYEDREYIRRFLKAGVSGYVLKKSAGSDLTAAIRAVHRGGLVLDPDVAREAMKERDGLGPGGGDVDPYESLTDREKQVLKLVAEGHSNKEVADLLGISIKTAMSHRERVMEKLGLHSRTELIRFALKQDIIRVEG
- a CDS encoding ATP-binding protein, whose protein sequence is MPLSSVRWWNRLSVQLPLVIAVGTLAIVGTAAALFLGAQEQYLHAEVVRGAELFSETIRSSTYHDMLLDRRENAYLVMDTIGRQSGIDHVRFFNKEGRVTFSTDRMEVGAMVDKRAEACYQCHAADRPLERLTTGTRWRIYEARGHNVLGMVTPIYNEPGCSSTACHVHPASKRVLGVIDIGISLREIDENLMRIRRNTLLMAGVAVVLLGAFVGLYAQRLVVKPVVELAIATRQIGAGDLTRKIPVSRTGELGMLGQSFNDMVGALSKARAERLQLLETLEHQVEERTADLKQAQTQLVQSEKLSSLGRLAASIAHEINNPLAGILTYAKLLVRMLEGGDLDDQTRSTCVRHLKLVQRETERCTAIVRNLLEFARQRPLSLKEVDTSAVLDEAVSLVGHQAKLHGIAINRHVDALPPIQADFGQLRQAFVNIMLNACEAMKDGGTLSISCRPTPGAACVELVFTDTGAGIPPDRLAKIFDPFFTTKEMGTGLGLSVVYGIVEHHHGTIGIQSEVGKGTTFTIVLPAARKTDA
- a CDS encoding archaemetzincin family Zn-dependent metalloprotease, with translation MTADVHIWWLGADAPDERLLDTVRHAIQAVFGVTVRVDRRPDRPTHVFDPGRGQHSSTQMLKWLVGQSPAGGRTLAVTDVDLFIPVLTFVYGEAQLGGDAAVVSTARLAVAAGPDPDRALFDSRIIKECVHELGHTFGLIHCDSRACVMARSVNLIEVDAKRTSLCGDCDARYRALHQKDKHHE